The sequence CCAATCCCCGGGCCCCTAGCCCCCCCGAAACTCAACCGCCCGGGACCCCAGCCCACCCGGGACCCCCGACCCCCCGGGACCCCAGCGCCCACGGAACCCAGCCCACCAGCCCCACAGGAACACAGCCCCTGGGACTCCAAACCCCGGGCCACTAGCCCCACGGGCCCCTAGCCCCCCAGAAACTCAAATCCCAGGGACGCCAGCCCCCGGGAACCCAACGCCCCCGGAACCCAGCCCCCCCCGGGACCCCCAACACCTGGGACCCCAGCAGCCCCGGGACAACCGAGACCACAGCCCACCCGggaaccagcccccccccccaccccagatcccCGGACCCAGCCCACCCAGGACCCAGCCCCCCTGGAAACAGCCCCGCGGACCCAGCCCCCCACGGGACCCCAAACCAACCgggacccagtccccaccaggaCCCCAGACCCCTGGGAGCCAGCCCCCCGGGACCCCCGACCCCCCGGGACCCCAGCCCCCCCGGGACCCCAGCCCCCCCGGGAACCAGCCTCCCGGGACCCCAGCCCCCCCCCGGGACCCCAGCCCCCCACGGGACCCCAGCCCCTCCCCGGGGCCCCAGCCCCCCGGGACCCCAGCCTCCCACGGGACCCCAACCCCCCCGGGACCCCAGCCCCCCCCCGGGACCCAGCCCCCCGGGACCCCAGCCTCCCACGGGACCCCAGCCTCCCACGGGACCCCAACCCCCCCCCGGGACCCAGCCCCCCCCCGGGACCCAGCCCACCCGGGACCCCGGCCCCCCGGGACCCCGCCCCCCGGGACCCCAGCCCCCCGGCCCCCCGGCCCCCCGGGACCCAGCGCTCCGCCCCCGCGGGGCCGCCCCTCCTCACCCACTGCTTGGGCCTCTTGGCCGCTCGCGGCAAGTCCTCCACCAGGGCGGCCAGGGCCGAGGGGCTCCTGGCGGGGCCGCGGGTCGGCTCGCGCGCCCGGAGGTCGGGCGGCAGGATGCTCAGGAACTGCTCCCGCACCAGCAGCTCGAGCATCTGCTCCTTGGAGTGCGCCTCGGGCCGCAGCCACAGGCGGCACAGCCGGCGCAGCCGCCACAGCGCCTCGTGAGGCCCCGACACGTCGCGGTAGCTGAGGCGGCGGAAGCTCTGGCGGGCGAGctcggggtcggggtcggggtcggggtcgcGGCGCGGCGGGGACCCCCGCGTCTCGGGCTCGGCGAGGATGTGCCGGGCGGGCGCCGGGGACGCGCTCAGCGTTATCTCCATCTTGGCCGCCATGGCGGCGCCGGGAGACGCGGGCGTGGGCTCAGACGCCGGGACTCATGGCGGCGGGGCGGAGGAGCTTCACCCCCGCGGCGGGCGCCTGCGGCCCTCGGGGAGGACCGGGAATAGACGGGGGACGTGGCCGTCACCCCCGCTGCCGGCGGCCCAACCTCCGGCCCCGGGCATCTCCGGAGTCCAGCCGGCCGCGAGCCCCTCGCCGACGCGGCCCGGAGCGAGGTAGGGCAGCGCCCGCGACTACATCAACACAGCCCTGCGGCCCGCCAAGCCCCTGGAGGCCGGGAAGCCGCGAGCCATGGCCCGGGGCAGAGCCGCGGGGCGGGGACACGCCCACTGGCCCAGGAGCTCCCACGAGCGAGAGGCCCCGCCCCTTCCCCATCGGCGCACTCGCTCATTGGCTGCCGGCCACTCGGCCGTCGCAGTGCAAGCCGGGAGTGGTAGTTCGCTGCGAGTAAAAGAGTGGCAGCCACTTCCGGGCCCGGGTGCCCCGCAGGTTTAGGAAGTCACAGCGCGCCCTGTACCCAGCGCTGCCCTACTTCATACCCCGCAGCCATCGCTATGAGAGCGAGCGCTCCCTGAGCACCTGTCCGTCcgggttttctctttctttctttctttctttctttctttctttctttctttctttctttctttccttccttctttctttcgtcccttttgttgcccttgttgttttattgttgtagttattattgtttgttattattgttgttattattgatgttattgatgttgttattattggtgttattgtttgttattattgttgttgttattgttgttattattattgttaatattattgttattattatcgttattattattgttattattgatgtcgttgttggataggacagagagaaatggaagacagagagggagagacaaagacagacacctgcagacctgcttcaccgcctgtgaagcgactcccctgcaggtggggagccggggctcgaccacgatccttatgccggtccttgttcttcgcgccacctgcgcttaacccgctgtgctactgcacgACTCCCCCGTCCAGATTTtcttaacatttaattttttttttcttttttctaaagtaAAATGAGGACgaagcttcgggagggacgcacatggagcggtgagggaggaaggtgaaaccacccagccagccagatcagtgcggtggcagatgtcacagccagatcgccctcacatcctggACCACgggattgaaccggggtcctttggcactttaaaatgtgtgcttaagggagttgggctgtagcgctgcgcgttaagcgcaggtggtacaaagcgcaaggactggcgtaaggatccaacaacgatgacaacaataactacaacgataaaacaacaagggcaacgaaagggaataaatattttttaaaatgtgtgcttaactagatactccactgcctgcccccacttaaacttttttttttttgcctccaggattatcattggggttccgtgcctgcactacgaatccactacttttgaaggccatttttcccattatgttgcccttgttatccttgttgtggttattatagttgtcattgctgttgctgttgttggataggacagagagaaatggagagaggaggggaagactgagggggagagaaagatagacacctgcagacctgcttcaccgcctgtgaagcgactcccctgcaggtggggagccggggctcgaacggggatccttacgctggtcctcaagctttgcaccacctgcgcttaacccgctgctctaccacctgactccgggTATCATTTACTTTTGACTCCAGGATTTGAACTGCTGAAATATTAGAATTAGAAAATAAACTAAGTGGGGATTCAGTCATGAAGGAGAATGATTTGGGTGGTGCTGAAGTCGTGTGCAGACACTTGCCATGAAGAGAGATAAGTTCTGTAAACATTATTTCTCTGTGGTAAGTTAGTTTTATAACCCTCTCATttcactgttttctttctctaCAGTCCAgtgtatttttattcttttaaggtTTGAGATCAAGAATGGGATTGAAGCTGAGAATTTGAAATGGGGGTAATTCGAGGTAAACAGAAATGGGGAGTCGGAGGTAGCACAgttggttgagcgcaggtggtgcaaagcgcaaagacctgcatgaggatcctggtttgagcactggctccccacctgcaggggagtcacttcacaggtggtaaagcaggtctgcaagtgtctatttttctctccccttgtcttcccctcctctctccatttctctctgttctatccaacaatgacgacatcaataacaacaacaataataactacaacagtaaaacaagggcaacaaaagggagtaaataaacattaaaaaaaggaaacagaaatgaaaatggaTTTTTGGAGGAACTCTAGTGGAGATTTGGGGAGCTCAGAACTGCTGAAATCACAAAAAGAAAGAGCCTGTGATGAGAAGGCAACATCAGCGTTTTGTAAGAAAGAGTGAAAAGTCCTCAGTTCAGGAGAGCACAACTCACCAGAGACTTCATACTGAGGAGAAGGCCTACATCCACTTTCTGTGTGGCAGAGGCAACAGTGAGTTCTCCTTCACCCCTCAAACCAGTCCCtcgactagaaaaaaaaatctaaatgttaTGAATGCAGAAAAAGCTTTAGCTGAGGTACTTACTTTGTTCGGCACCAGAG is a genomic window of Erinaceus europaeus chromosome 15, mEriEur2.1, whole genome shotgun sequence containing:
- the ZNF174 gene encoding zinc finger protein 174 isoform X4; amino-acid sequence: MAAKMEITLSASPAPARHILAEPETRGSPPRRDPDPDPDPELARQSFRRLSYRDVSGPHEALWRLRRLCRLWLRPEAHSKEQMLELLVREQFLSILPPDLRAREPTRGPARSPSALAALVEDLPRAAKRPKQWVAVCLQGQKVLLEKTGPQLGGQELPNFQLQIPRRYSWESSLEESSQEDWQNQLSPSHGETTPILQEPASKGTETWPGIGIHQQSPKKPHTKGAEEKRRR
- the ZNF174 gene encoding zinc finger protein 174 isoform X3; this encodes MAAKMEITLSASPAPARHILAEPETRGSPPRRDPDPDPDPELARQSFRRLSYRDVSGPHEALWRLRRLCRLWLRPEAHSKEQMLELLVREQFLSILPPDLRAREPTRGPARSPSALAALVEDLPRAAKRPKQWVAVCLQGQKVLLEKTGPQLGGQELPNFQLQIPRRYSWESSLEESSQEDWQNQLSPSHGETTPILQEPASKGTGSCYLHISRSLPVFPRSLHSSCGGEEHPLI
- the ZNF174 gene encoding zinc finger protein 174 isoform X2; this encodes MAAKMEITLSASPAPARHILAEPETRGSPPRRDPDPDPDPELARQSFRRLSYRDVSGPHEALWRLRRLCRLWLRPEAHSKEQMLELLVREQFLSILPPDLRAREPTRGPARSPSALAALVEDLPRAAKRPKQWVAVCLQGQKVLLEKTGPQLGGQELPNFQLQIPRRYSWESSLEESSQEDWQNQLSPSHGETTPILQEPASKGTVSTGSCYLHISRSLPVFPRSLHSSCGGEEHPLI